Genomic segment of Vulpes lagopus strain Blue_001 chromosome 7, ASM1834538v1, whole genome shotgun sequence:
gattattattttttttatttttgagggagtGGAGtgcaggagagcagagggagaaggagagagagagaatcccaagtaggctccatgcccagccaaGAGTTTGACAtaaggctcaaactcacaaccctgagatcatgacctgagttgaaatcaggagatggacacttaactgactgaggcagcaGACACCCCCTGTATTACATAGTATTTTAGTTAATGaagttgtttttgtctttttaggtCAGTTTCTTTTATCCatattagtttgttctctgtttctccctccttccctctctttctccctttcccttcttttggtgaatttgaaagaattttaccTTATATATGCTGAAATATGCAACAGCAAaatcccaaaatatattttctaaagaagaatatattttctatattttttttttttaacttttgccgTAAGATTTTTAATGTTCTCAACCTAACAACCAACTGAGAAAAAGGCACTGATGTCTTCATACTTCTCTCATTTTGAAAAAGGCCATTCCTGTGAGCAATGAATCAGATCCCGCTTGATGTTGTGGTCCTATCCGTTCCAGCTCTAACTGTTCAGCAACTTCCTGTAAACCACCTTTGAGATTTTTGCAGCTCTTCATGAGGTACTTCACATCataaatgacaggaaaaaataatcGAAGGATCTCAAAGAAGTCAAGTTCTTCTTCAGGCAAGTTAGAGTTGGTCAGGATTTTGATTAAATAGCCAAAGTCATAACCACTATGAAAGGATAACCATTTGACCCCTTCGCAGAGGACCACTCCTGATGTCATAAGAAGTTCTGCAAAGTACTGGGTCTCAATTCCTTCCTCCTCATGTTTTTTAAACTGGATGCCAGATGTTGTTAGTAGCTCTATAGAGTCCTGAGCATACATGTCCTCcgtcaaattaaatttaaaattaaactgcCAAGTTGAAGTTCCTGGAGGATATTCTCCTTGCTCATTCATAAATGTCAGTCCTAGCTGAATTATCTTTAACAAGTCTACATTACATCGCAATAGTTGGTACTGATAGTCAGCATTGCTCCTGAATTCTCCAATAGGTCTTGCAACCACACCTGGAGACTCGGTGTCCAACAGTTCTCTCAactgttctctctatatataaagaaaatatatataaacatatttataaacatataaacatatatgtgtgtgtgtgtgtataatacaaCCAAAGAATCTTAGGGAAGTAGAAGGaaattttgtgtccttttttaTCTTAAAGTAGGTTTGGAAAATAAATTCCAAGTTCTTTTTCTAATGCAGGGATTCAAGATGAGCCTttaatttgtttctgaaaaacaCAGTCAGCTTTCAGAATTCTTTTACAAGGTTATCTTTACCTTTAGACATTCATAATGGTAAAAAGAATATGATGCACTTAGGTgatgtcttcctttttctcatgGGCTCAATGTACTTCAGTGTATGGTACTGACCTGTTTAATTCTCCATCAATcctgagagagagcaaaagagcagatgttctttccctcatttcacagatgagaaaactgaggttcaaagaggttaaatgatttCACCAAGGTCATTCTTGAGGTGATGCCAGAGCCAGGAATAGCACCCCcgttctcttctcctctctcatgTGATTCTCTGTCTGCTGGTCCACTCTGACTATAAGAATGCAATGTACCTGTCCTCACAGTCCCTGAGATGTCCTTTTGTTAGGACACTAAGACAATGACAACACTGACCAGACACAAAGAATGCTgtaaaaaagatagtcttttttgTTGACTCCATACCATAAAATTCCACAGCCCCACTGCATAAGAAACATGAGACATCCATTAAGATCAAGTTCCCATTAGTTCTAGCTAGCACTAGATTTTGCAGAAATTAAAGATACATCTTGTGGCCTGACTGCTAAAATGAGTGTCTCGGGAATCAGAGATGCATTGCTGCTCAGGTAAGTCAAGAATGCCCTTTGCTAATTGTTTCTCCTCCATTTCTTagagaatttaaatttcataatcaGTATCATCTATTATACTTCAATACTATTCATCATTCATCCTGCACATATTTGCAGAAAAGAAAGTTGCCCAAGTCATTAAATCCTCCCATGATTCAAAATCTTACGACCTCAGGTGGCAGCCCAGCAGGTAGCTTACTAGATGCATTAAATCATCTCTGTTATGGACATTCAAGAACATGACCTTCGACTTATCAAGCTGACTCTTCATGACATGAAAATGGAActaagaaattaaggaaaacttTTGAAAGTGTCTGGCTCTTGTAGTCACCTAATGAGGTCTTCATTTCTAGCTGCTAATCCTGCCCCTTGCTTGGTGGTTTCCCAAAAATCAATGGTAATGAAACTGCCCAACTCTTTGGAgatatttttccctctgttttctatttctcaagaGTGCAATAAAGGAAACCACTGATTCAGCCCATTATCTTGTGTCAGTTACTATTCAGGCATAACTTAAGTCTTCCTCTTTGAGCTTCATCAGGAAAAACCTAGGGCATTATTTTTCACCGCCTTTCAGAAAGGCAGATAGCATTATACTGAGCTACCTTAAGTTCTCAAAACATTAGTTAAATGCATGGATGGGTTGTCAGTGTCATGCAGCTCACCAACAACTAAACTAATTTTGTGATTTTACTGTAAATAACAAGGAAATTACTTTGGTCATGGAAATGTATGCCTAGCACACATGCTAATACTTTTCACTCTTATGTTCATTATCGTATTTGTTAATCTATCATAAGATTCTTctttttggggacacctgggtggctcagtggttgagcacctgccttggtcccagggtgtgattctggagtcctgggatggagtcccacatcgggctctcaggatgatggagcctgtttctctctctgcctacgtctctgcctctctctctatatatatatctctcatgaataaataaatgcaatctttttaaaaaaagattcttcttttTGGGTCTAGATATGACTTTAGGATCCTTGTACAATATAACCTACCTGTACAATATAAACAATCCTACACTATTTGATTTGAGATGAGACACAAGAAGAATCCTATTTTCTATCAATGACACATACATGGTGAATAATaactaatttttatgtaaaaatatagatttgcagaataactgaaaaataaatttcaagaagTGACCTAGTATAgcctttgggggaaaatatatttgtacctGATTATagaaatatcattcagccatttAGCTTCCTCCTTCAAAAGTCATACCACTTTCGATTTTAAGTCAACATATGAAGCCAGAGTATATCAAAACAAACCATAAAGCTTGCAGAGCAGAACCCTTCTAGGTATGATCTCCTTGTGACCTGGTCCTCCGTGATTATATCTCTATAGAAGGATAATGTCAGCTTCCCTATGGGGAAGTTGGGATGGAGAAAGAGACAAGGAGGTACAGTGGATAATTCTAGACTGACATAGTCATCAAGAAGTAGTATGAAGAATAATTTTTGGTAGATACAATAAGTAGGCAATAAGAAATGGCCATGGTTTGTACTGAATATACTCACCTCTGTTCCACTTGTTAATACCAACCAGTGTACCAATTTAGCAATTAATTAGTCAAGGTGAATAATGCTAGGTATTATAACAAACACTCCTTTAAGTCAAATGTCTTGACTCAGTAAATGTTGATTTGTCATGTCAGAGTCCAGTGTGGATCAGATAGTTCTTTCTTAGCAGATTGCCTTCAAGTAGTAAATCAAGAACCCACACCTTCTCCATCTTGTAATGTCATTGTCTTAAGTACATGACTTCCTAAATTATAGCAGAGGGGAACAAGGACAGTAATGTATAAGTTTTCTTGACCAGACCTCGGAGTGCTAGACCCATATCATTTTAGccagaatgaaaaaaacatgACTTCTATCCAGCTATAAGGGAGCTTGGAAAAGGTAATTATTCTTTGTGTGTCCaggaacaggaaaataaaatgcatctcaCTGTTTAAGTCACAGTCGAAGACAAGTAATCTGTGGCAGAGGGCAATGTTTGCAGATGGTGATGCATGAAGGTTGAGGAAGATTGATTTCTTAATCATTGAGGAACCCTATCCCATCTAACTGAGTTCTGAATGGTAATAAATTAAATCATCCACTGAAAACTACCAATTTGGTTTGTGTAATAGATAGCAGAAATTATAGTCttatcatttatttcataaacCAACAAATATTTGCATCCATCAAGTACTGTATTGGCAACTGCAAtctacctttttaattttttttttctgagccccGGATGATTTCTAGTAGTTGGTATCAGGATCTCAGTAATTCACTTGATGTGGACACTAGCCCCCTACAGCCCCCTTGTGAGAGCTTCTAACTATCCTTGACCAAAAAGAAAGATTACTGCTCTTCTTACTAGAAAATTCCTCCTAAATTCTAGCATTTTCCTGGCCACATTCTAATAACTCCTTCTTACTTCATATTTTTCGGCCTACCgaacatattttcaaattctccctcagttttcttttggCCAAAGTATATACAACCACATTTCTATAGCCTTTTTATGTTATATGATTTTGGAATATCTCTTTAGatattctgaaatataaataaataaaacaattatccTTAAAAATGATAGTGAAAATTCCTTATGGGATTTTGTGCCCTCATGCAACCAGTTTCAGAACTCtgttcccctttctttttttttttttaagatatatttatttattcatgagagacacacggagaggcagagacgtaggcagagggagaagcaggctccctgcaaggagcctgatgcaggactcaatcccaggaccccaggatcacaacctgagccaaaggcagatgctcaaccactgagccacccaggcatccctctttttccccttcttaatCACTGTAATAATTTCTTATGTGTCCATCAGAAAATTTTTGTGGACACTGGCaagtgtacatatatgtatatatgtttcaaagatttttaaatcaggcaagtgtacatatatgtatacatgtttcaaagatttttaaatcaaaaagaagagatttttttcagagTTAATGGAAACatcttctcttttaattcttGTTTCCacctctaattcatttttttttaatttttgaagattgTCTTTAAGTTGGTTTAGGTTAGTACTAAACCtccaaggcaaagaaaaaaaaaggcatttcttaaGAGAGATTAGCTTAGACTTAGATCAATGGCTATGATGTGAGGGAGCATGTGACAATCATATATAAGACTTTTATGAAATGATTTGCATCATGGCAGCTACATGCAAGTACAACAgctggaagcaaaaaaaaaaaatctgattattaAAGCAACTTTGTAGACTGATGACACTGGATTATTAAATAAGATCTCAATTTTAACCCAAAATTCCCCCATCCCCAGCTATGATCCAAAGAACACTAGTTTATAGTCATTCTATTTAGATAGCTATCTGATTGTTTAGTGTcttcaccccaagattgttaAGCATTGTGAATATCATTTATGCTTCCATGAGACATTAGTTGATATAAAGcagacaaaaaataagaaaaaggattttggagtaaaataaatttgtgaaatgctgaattcaataaaattaaacatgttttttGACTGGAAGCCTTTTGACATGTAATGAGCTATAATGTGAATTtaatattcaattaattaatattaatattaagcaGGGTTTGGTGTGAAgtgtttgttctttgttttgtttctgtttttttagtaTAGTTCACACAcattgttacattagtttcaggtgtacagcatggtgatATGACAGGTTTATGCATTATGCTAGCCTCACCACaagggtagctaccatctgtctccCTATATGGCTCTTAGAATACCATTGACTATACTCttttgctgtgccttttattcttgtgagttattcattccataacttgaagactgtatctcccactctcctttaCCCAGTTTGCCATATGAAGTGTTTTTAAACTTCACTTGGCTACTCAACTCTTTGTCGATGGAACATTTTAAAGGACTCTTGTTTCTAGCAACTTTGGAAAATGCTGTTCTAGTCTCAGTTATGCTGTTGAAATCTTAGCATTTGGAAGGAGGCCCACAGGCAAGCTCATCCAATTTCCAATATAGAAATCTACACTATATCTATGTACAGACTCATTTGGCTGTGGATGCATATTTTGATAACAAAATGCTCACTACCTCAAATCTGATGATTCTATAGTTGGAATGCTCTTCTGTTAGGAAGTTTTAGCTTTTGAAGTGCCTTTTACTATTAGAAAattctgacttttaatttttttttcttttggaccTGCGTCTGATCTCTGGATTAAGGCAATTTCTACTCaggtaaaaaatatttcttttttgtgcatgaaaaaacaaacaaatgcataCATTTGTCTATGAGTAGTGACCATAGATTAActgaaaatgcatataaaaataattttgacttgAAATTTATGTTGAAAGATgtcattacataaataaaatcagtaaattttctcttatatttaatgaaatttcgGCAAGGTTATAATTATGCACAGTTgctagaatgaaaaaaaatacatatagtttTGAGCTATTATTTCAAACTGGCTTATAGAACAGTACCCTGTCCTTCACCATATGTTCAATGTTAGCATCTCAATCGAACAGGATAATTCTGGTGAAAAGTCCTCTAAGGAGTTCATCAGTTTTCCAAAAGCCTTCTTTTAATCATTTGATActcaaataaatttctttatttttcttgtatggtgtctctttctcttttaaaattgttagcCATATATCTTTGCCAGATCCGCTTTTAGCAATGGCTTTGAATGCTTATTCTAGAAAATCTCTGGAATTATTTACAAAGGCTTTATGGTATTCTATCTTAAAATTTAGGATTTCACTTTGAAGttgatttgaattttatttctctactcttctctatgatattatgtttatttatgtatgtgtcaGTTACTTATTGAAATAAGATGGGTGGGTTACCAACTTAGAAAAGTTGGAAacgggacacctggttggctcagcagttgagcatctgccttcagcccagggcgtggtcctggggtcctcggatggagtcccacatcgggcttcttgcgtggagcctgcttctccctcttcctgtgtctctgcctctctctctctcttttataaatataaataaaatctttaaaaaaaaagaaagaaacaaaagctggAATCTATGGACAACTTAAAACGTAGGATGTAgataatgaatacatgaatgacaAGACACTCCTCCTatgtgaaaataagtaaaatgaattcCCTAAATCTTAACTTCTCTGTTTCTGTATTTCTCCAATCTTTAGTTCTGGGGGCCATAATTGTCTAGTCAATATTGAATTATTGGCTATTTGCAGGCCACTTCATCATCCTCCCTATTTCTAGTTCCAAGTTTGATGAGCCTTTTGGTTTCATTCCTTGATTTGTGAAGTGGTGTTCCTAGTCAAGCTAAAGTGTTGGTCCATTCAGGATCTAAGAGTTTTGGTAGTATTGGTAGTAAGGGAAAGAATGAGTTGTTCTCAACCAATCACAGTCTTCTCCTCAACCCACCTCCTGATCAACTTACTGTGATAGAAAAATAGATAACCAGAGTGAATGATTGAGTACCTAACTCTGACTAGCAGTTTACTTCTCAACCCCCAGGCTCTTGGTCATGACATTCTTTTGCTCAAAAATGATATCCAGGTATTCAAGATATTGCATATTTTAATCCCCCAAAACCCACTTCAAGTTTTGCTGTGCACTTTTTTCATACACTGAATAGCCATTCACCTGACTGATTTCAGTTATCTGGAATACaagctcttttccttctcttgcatTCTAACGTATCcctgtttcctctgcctagaaaGTCCCTTCAGATTCTTTAGAGTCCTAAATTCTACTTGGCCTTTACTCTACTACATTTGCTACTTGGCcttaagaaaacaatcctttCCAGAATCAGTAAGTCAATCACTCATTAAACTGTTAATAGGTTCATAGTTTGTTTCAATGAAGTCCTCCTCCTCAATccaaataaagttgatttttattaataatagctaTATTGCTCCCATAGAAATGTGTTTGAACTCACTTATTTGACTGTATGCTATCTAAAACAATAGTATCATTTTCTTCATCAGAATGCTTATTTTCACATGGTTTTATGTCCCAATGACGGTATCAGCTCCTTGAAGTCTTGAAGTACAcattatcctatttttaattcattagtATCCTGCCCTGTTTCACACTTAGCATTTAGTAAATTTGACTTTGACAATTTAGAGAATGAAGGGAACTTCCCCCAATTCTGCCCATCTCTATTCACAACAAATGTGagccctctctttctttccacagCATTACTCGTTTTTAGCAGTTCAGCAGATGTGTTTgacagaaatgtaagaaaaagtCTGCATGTTCCAAGATCTAAGCCAATATGCACAGCCATATGAGGCTCTTATTCATCATCATGAATATTCTTAAACACATACAATGGAGAATTGCACTTTTATGATTTTGTGATGAATCACATGTAAAATAGCcattaatattttacatactcTTTAGAGTGcagtttatagttttatttttttattcatctgaaTATAACAATCATTTCACAATTAAGAGAAGCCAAAATATTACAGTTGATTTTTCTCGTTCTGTTTTATTCTATATTGTATCTTAGAAATATTAGGGAGATTCCTTATATCCTATAAAGTTATgatcttatatataatatatattttatatatatcttatatatctatatatttttctgtacatatgtgtataatgTTTTAAGAATCACAtgtataaatattgaattttactATCACTGCATGACAGATATGAAGAAATGtgattcattaaaatatttccaatttcatgatttaaaaataggaagtaCTTTCTCAACGTTCATCACCTCATAAAGTTTCTTACTTTAACAGAAGTTACTTAGTTCTATGCATGCCAATGAACTTGAATGTTAAATTTACAAGTTCATGCTAATATGTTCTCTgctaaatttggaaaatttctttCTGTGTATCCATTGATATTTCATTATTCACCAAGGTAGTGTAAATGCTTGGGTGAGTTTGACCTAAAGGCATCCAAATTCGTGGAAATGGATGTGGAAAATGTACAATAGGAATAAATATCACAACTAATGGGTTCGATACTTCTATTTCGTTCTTCACCCAAACatattaaaagtagattttttttaacctaaatctCTGTTCTATATATAGTTCAGCCAGCAGTAGAATTATTCTAAAGCATCCTTTCAAAATATAACTCATCAGTTTCACTCTATATACATAATGACAAAGTCATtgattggtttttctttcttctaattggTAGTATAGACAGCAAACAGGAACCCAGTTTGAGAAGAGTTCTGGTTGTAGATCCAgagtaaaatttttaatatggCACTGCTGTTTATGTTATGATCAATTGAATTTATTGATTaagtcatttattattcattcattcaacactttTCCTGGATACTTACCACGTGTCAAATAGTGAAGCTGCAGTGTTGAGCAAAATAGACGTAGCCCGTGTAGTTATGGATCTTATATTTTGGAAAGCACGACTGGACTGAAGTTTCCCATAGGAAGAAAGGGTTCAGGCATTAAATAATGACACAGATATATGTGAAGTAAATAATAAGTATGATGCTGTGAAAGCGAGTAAATGGAAAACCAATATTTTTAAGAGGTTTGAGAAAGACTTCTCCCTTTGTCAGTGCCATTAGAACTGAGATCGGAGGCATGAATTAACTAAATGATGTAAGTGATGAGAAGTGTTGGAGAAGAGCAATGCAGAGAGATGAaactttattaattaattaatttattcattcagaaccTCCTATGTGTCTATACCATTCTCAGCTGTGAGAtgtccaagggaaaaaaaacacttcagttttggggggaagcagggagggatgCAAGATGAGGCTGATTCAAGGTAACCACTATAAGTAACCCGTAGGACTTTTCCCAATTCAGACATGGTTGTCCCCTTTTGACTAGGAAAGAGGGGTTTCAGATACTCCTAGTGACTATTCAGAAGAATGCCAGCTATGCCagtcactagctgtgtgacctcaggaagGTTACTTACCACTTtaggccttggttttctcatctgtga
This window contains:
- the LOC121494523 gene encoding CCR4-NOT transcription complex subunit 7-like; its protein translation is MSKVITLKSDKCVRISAYDLGSKREQLRELLDTESPGVVARPIGEFRSNADYQYQLLRCNVDLLKIIQLGLTFMNEQGEYPPGTSTWQFNFKFNLTEDMYAQDSIELLTTSGIQFKKHEEEGIETQYFAELLMTSGVVLCEGVKWLSFHSGYDFGYLIKILTNSNLPEEELDFFEILRLFFPVIYDVKYLMKSCKNLKGGLQEVAEQLELERIGPQHQAGSDSLLTGMAFFKMREV